In Carya illinoinensis cultivar Pawnee chromosome 10, C.illinoinensisPawnee_v1, whole genome shotgun sequence, one DNA window encodes the following:
- the LOC122279558 gene encoding dehydration-responsive element-binding protein 2F-like, which translates to MEGGRSPLKPWRKGPTRGKGGPLNASCEYRGVRQRTWGKWVAEIREPKKRTRLWLGSFATAEEAAMAYDEAARRLYGPDAYLNLPHLQPNPNSMVNSHKFKWFPPKNFIPTFPSCGLLNITAQPSVHVIHQRLQELKQNGVQSQTPSCSSSSCDSKAEFQTMSDKTQEESPAVKEKDAEISSCEEKPQIDLHEFLQQLGILKEERQTKSTDTTVNFATPEAPLTECGDQLGNFADESFNWDTLTEMHGITDQGAEASYHQSYDLSEELSLPTSIWNF; encoded by the coding sequence ATGGAGGGTGGCAGATCTCCATTAAAGCCATGGAGGAAAGGTCCAACAAGAGGCAAAGGTGGCCCTCTGAATGCCTCATGCGAGTACCGGGGCGTTCGACAAAGAACATGGGGAAAATGGGTTGCTGAAATAAGAGAGCCTAAGAAGAGAACTAGACTCTGGTTAGGCTCTTTTGCCACAGCCGAAGAGGCTGCCATGGCTTATGATGAGGCTGCAAGAAGATTGTATGGACCAGATGCTTATCTCAATCTTCCCCACCTTCAGCCAAACCCCAATTCTATGGTTAATTCCCACAAGTTCAAATGGTTTCCTCCCAAGAATTTCATTCCCACGTTTCCTTCTTGTGGATTGCTCAATATAACTGCCCAGCCTAGTGTTCATGTCATTCATCAGAGGCTCCAAGAACTTAAGCAAAATGGGGTTCAAAGCCAAACCCCTTCTTGTAGTTCATCCTCGTGCGATTCAAAAGCTGAATTCCAGACCATGAGTGACAAAACCCAAGAAGAAAGTCCAGCAGTGAAGGAGAAAGATGCTGAAATTTCATCCTGTGAGGAGAAACCACAGATTGATCTCCACGAGTTTCTTCAGCAGCTAGGCATATTGAAAGAAGAGAGACAGACGAAATCAACTGATACCACAGTAAACTTTGCGACGCCAGAAGCTCCTTTGACAGAATGTGGTGACCAACTTGGAAACTTTGCTGACGAGAGTTTCAACTGGGATACACTAACCGAGATGCATGGGATTACAGATCAAGGAGCGGAAGCCAGTTACCACCAGAGTTATGACTTAAGTGAAGAGCTCAGTTTACCTACTTCCATTTGGAATTTCTGA
- the LOC122279877 gene encoding uncharacterized protein LOC122279877, producing the protein MLSIQKWKCSWSLAAAIASIVALVSVVHLFLFPFGPSFDYFRETQNACVPINGSSEATTNHVREDLRVTADLDHRFPADLHKGDIYHDAQWKAEIGQWLSGCNSITQEISIAEIIGGINCKNGCSGQGVCNRELGQCRCFHGYSGEGCSERLQLDCNFPPSPEQPYGRWVVSICPAYCDTRRAMCFCGEGTKYPNRPVPEACGFKVNLSSEPDAPKLIDWTKADLDNIFTTNGSKPGWCNVDPTEAYSNKVQFKEECDCKYDGLWGQFCEVPVLCTCINQCSGHGRCRGGFCQCDNGWYGIDCSIPSVVSSVRDWPQWLRPAHIDVADDAHLTAKVVNLNAVVKKKRPLIYVYDLPPGFNSLLLEGRHFKFECVNRIYDDKNATLWTDQLYGAQMALYESILASSHRTLNGEEADFFFVPVLDACIITRADDAPHLSMQEHMGLRSSFTLEFYKKAYEHIVEQYPYWNRSLGRDHIWFLSWDEGACYAPKEIWSSMMLVHWGNTNSKHNHSTTAYRFDNWDSIPSSRRGSHPCFEPEKDLVLPAWKRPDGIPLSAKLWARPREKRKTLFYFNGNLGPAYPNGRLEASYSMGIRQKIAEEFGSSPDKKGKLGKQHAEDVIVTPLRSERYHEDLASSVFCGVFPGDGWSGRMEDSILQGCIPVVIQDGIFLPYENVLNYGSFAVRISEDEIPNLIKILRGFNETKIEYMLANVRKIWLRFLYRDSIMLEAERQKTVFGHVEDWAVEFLRLIEDDVFATFIQVLHYKLHNDPWRQHIHVEKDFGLPRECLIGTD; encoded by the exons ATGTTATCTATCCAGAAGTGGAAATGCTCATGGTCTTTGGCAGCAGCAATTGCTTCTATTGTGGCATTGGTTTCAGTAGTTCATCTATTCCTGTTTCCCTTCGGACCTTCTTTTGATTACTTCAGGGAAACTCAGAACGCTTGTGTCCCAATTAATGGATCTTCTGAAGCAACAACCAACCATGTTAGGGAAGATCTAAGGGTGACCGCTGATTTAGATCATAGGTTTCCAGCTGACTTGCACAAGGGAGATATCTATCATGATGCACAATGGAAAGCTGAGATTGGGCAGTGGCTTTCTGGTTGTAATTCGATTACCCAGGAAATAAGCATTGCCGAG ATAATAGGTGGCATTAACTGCAAAAATGGCTGTAGTGGTCAAGGCGTTTGTAATCGTGAATTAGGTCAATGTCGGTGCTTTCATGGATATAGTG GAGAGGGGTGCTCTGAAAGACTGCAGTTGGATTGCAATTTCCCACCATCACCAGAACAACCATATGGGCGATGGGTTGTCTCAATATGCCCCGCTTACTGTGATACAAGAAGGGCAATGTGCTTCTGCGGGGAAGgcacaaaatacccaaatcgtcCGGTGCCAGAGGCTTGTGGGTTTAAAGTGAA CTTATCTTCTGAACCTGATGCTCCCAAACTGATTGATTGGACGAAAGCTGACCTAGATAATATTTTTACAACCAACGGTAGCAAACCAGGATGGTGTAACGTTGACCCAACTGAAGCATATTCTAACAAGGTTCAATTCAAAGAGGAATGTGACTGCAAATATGATGGTCTCTGGGGGCAATTCTGTGAAGTGCCCGTTCTATGTACTTGTATTAACCAATGCTCTGGGCATGGGCGGTGCCGTGGTGGATTTTGTCAG TGTGACAATGGATGGTATGGAATAGATTGCAGCATTCCATCTGTTGTATCTTCTGTCAGAGATTGGCCTCAGTGGCTTCGACCAGCTCATATTGATGTTGCTGATGATGCACACCTTACAGCGAAGGTTGTCAATCTCAATGCAGTGGTGAAAAAGAAAAGGCCCCTTATTTATGTTTATGACTTGCCTCCAGGTTTCAACAGTCTTCTCCTTGAG GGACGCCATTTTAAGTTCGAGTGTGTAAACAGAATATATGATGACAAGAATGCAACATTGTGGACAGATCAGCTGTACGGAGCCCAG ATGGCACTTTATGAAAGTATCTTAGCCAGTTCACATCGAACATTGAACGGTGAAGAAGcagattttttctttgttcctgTCCTTGATGCGTGCATAATAACTCGTGCTGATGATGCTCCTCACTTGAGCATGCAG GAACATATGGGTTTGAGGAGCTCTTTCACACTGGAATTTTATAAGAAGGCTTATGAACACATCGTTGAGCAATATCCTTACTGGAATCGCTCATTAGGAAGAGACCATATTTGG TTTCTTTCCTGGGATGAAGGTGCTTGCTATGCCCCCAAGGAGATATGGAGTAGCATGATGTTGGTTCACTGGGGTAACACAAACTCAAAGCATAACCATTCAACAACAGCCTATAGGTTTGACAACTGGGATAGCATTCCTTCCAGTCGAAGAGGCAGCCACCCATGCTTTGAACCTGAGAAAGACCTTGTGCTTCCTGCTTGGAAACGCCCTGATGGTATTCCATTAAGTGCAAAACTTTGGGCAAG GCCCCGAGAGAAGCGAAAGACACTGTTCTATTTCAATGGGAATCTAGGACCAGCTTACCCAAACGGAAGGCTAGAAGCTTC gTATAGCATGGGTATCAGACAGAAAATAGCAGAAGAGTTTGGATCAAGTCCTGACAAGAAAGGAAAGCTTGGGAAACAGCACGCAGAAGATGTGATTGTAACACCACTACGCTCTGAACGTTATCATGAGGATTTAGCCAGTTCTGTTTTCTGTGGGGTATTTCCTGGAGATGGTTGGAGCGGTCGAATGGAAGATAGCATTCTGCAAGGGTGCATTCCTGTGGTCATCCAG GATGGGATTTTCCTGCCATATGAGAATGTGCTCAACTATGGGAGCTTTGCTGTTCGGATAAGTGAAGATGAAATTCCAAATTTGATAAAGATACTCCGG GGATTCaatgaaacaaaaatagaatACATGCTGGCCAATGTACGGAAAATCTGGCTGAGGTTCTTATATCGTGATTCTATTATGCTCGAAGCTGAGAGGCAAAAAACTGTTTTTGGCCACGTTGAGGATTGGGCAGTTGAGTTCTTGCGATTAATTGAAGATGATGTTTTTGCCACGTTTATACAG GTTCTGCATTACAAGTTACATAATGATCCTTGGAGACAACATATTCATGTAGAAAAAGACTTTGGGTTACCTAGAGAATGTTTGATAGGAACCGACTGA
- the LOC122279553 gene encoding adenylosuccinate synthetase 2, chloroplastic-like — MNFSSLVLDSNPVTGPVALMGVHHRHIPARRPSVVYCSSPVASASLRMAESTNAQGPQSRIWSLSQVSGVLGCQWGDEGKGKLVDILAQHFDIVARCQGGANAGHTIYNAKGTKFSLHLVPSGILNEETLCVIGNGVVVHLPGLFKEIDGLESNGVPCEGRIMVSDRAHLLFDFHQVVDGLRESELAKSFIGTTKRGNGPCYSNKVIRNGIRVSDLRHMDTFPEKLDLLLSDAAARFQGFNYGPETLREEVERYKRFAERLEPFIADTVHVMNEAISEKKKILVEGGQATMLDIDFGTYPFVTSSSPSAGGICTGLGIAPRAVGDLIGVVKAYTTRVGSGPFPTEILGQGGDLLRFAGQEFGTTTGRPRRCGWLDLVALKYCCQINGFSSLNLTKLDVLSDLPEIQLGIAYKHIDGTPIKSFPGDLHLLEQLKVEYEVLPGWKSDISSIRNYADLPLAARKYVERIEELVGLPIHYIGVGPGRNALIIK; from the exons ATGAACTTCTCTTCTCTCGTACTCGATTCCAACCCCGTCACGGGCCCAGTGGCGTTAATGGGGGTACACCACAGGCATATTCCCGCTCGCCGACCAAGCGTCGTCTACTGTTCTTCCCCGGTGGCCTCAGCGTCTCTACGCATGGCCGAGTCGACCAATGCCCAGGGGCCACAGAGCCGCATCTGGTCGCTGAGTCAGGTATCCGGCGTCTTGGGTTGCCAGTGGGGCGACGAAGGCAAAGGTAAACTCGTCGACATCTTGGCCCAGCACTTCGACATCGTTGCTCGTTGTCAG ggTGGAGCTAATGCAGGACATACTATCTACAATGCAAAGGGAACGAAGTTTTCCCTTCACCTGGTCCCCTCAGGTATCCTTAATGAGGAGACTCTTTGTGTTATTGGGAATGGAGTTGTGGTGCATCTACCAGGACTGTTTAAAGAAATTGATGGCCTGGAATCGAATGGGGTTCCCTGTGAGGGAAGGATAATGGTTTCTGATCGTGCTCACCTGTTATTCGACTTCCATCAAGTGGTGGATGGGCTTAGAGAGTCTGAGCTTGCTAAATCTTTTATTGGCACAACTAAGAGAGGCAATGGACCATGTTACTCAAACAAGGTTATTCGGAATGGCATTAGAGTAAGTGACCTGAGGCACATGGACACGTTTCCTGAAAAGCTTGATCTGTTATTGTCAGATGCAGCTGCAAGATTCCAAGGTTTTAACTATGGCCCGGAAACTCTTAGGGAAGAGGTTGAAAGATACAAGAGATTTGCTGAGAGATTGGAGCCCTTCATTGCTGATACTGTGCATGTTATGAATGAAGCAATctcagagaagaagaagattttagTTGAAGGTGGTCAGGCAACCATGCTAGATATTGACTTTGGAACTTATCCTTTTGTGACTTCTTCCAGCCCATCAGCTGGTGGGATTTGCACTGGTCTTGGCATTGCTCCAAGAGCAGTAGGTGATCTAATTGGAGTG GTAAAAGCCTACACTACAAGAGTTGGTTCTGGCCCTTTCCCTACTGAAATCTTGGGTCAAGGTGGTGACCTCCTCAGGTTTGCCGGTCAGGAGTTTGGCACTACTACAGGTCGGCCACGACGTTGTGGTTGGCTTGATTTAGTAGCTCTGAAATACTGTTGCCAGATCAATGGCTTCTCATCTTTAAATCTCACCAAACTTGATGTTTTGTCGGATCTTCCTGAAATTCAGTTGGGGATTGCATATAAACACATTGATGGCACACCGATTAAATCATTCCCTGgagatcttcatcttcttgagCAATTGAAG GTGGAATATGAAGTATTGCCTGGATGGAAGAGTGATATTTCTTCTATCAGAAACTATGCTGACCTCCCATTGGCTGCACGTAAATATGTAGAGAGGATAGAAGAACTTGTTGGTTTACCTATCCATTACATTGGTGTTGGACCTGGACGCAATGccctaataataaaataa